One Natrinema halophilum genomic window carries:
- a CDS encoding MgtC/SapB family protein has protein sequence MNGVALQVADAPLEETVVRMALAGALGMFLGLEREWSQKSAGIRTFSLISLLASVFTVLVTESETAIGESLLVLGGVLVIVQGVLLAVQGLMSEDDAGLSLTTSVSMLVAYGVGILVTIGFILEGVTVAVLSSLLLVLKRELHEFAWGLTHEEMRSTSEFAILAFVIFPLLPAETTVEFAGLAIPLEPKVIWLMVVAVAGIGIANYAIVSTYGGRGIAITGFFGGLASSTAVVGTMLDHVDQRPEAASYAVAAILLANAAMAARNLAIAVGFTAGSNSDILVEAIVPLGAVIVIAFVVAALTADWTESGPMELESPFSLKNALAFGAVFFVVLVFGSLAETWFGTLGFYATAVASGFVSSAGATTSAVVLYRGGQLGPAEATIAILLATVSSIVVKALLAATSADDRFRNRVAAYSAILLIGGTLASIFVVV, from the coding sequence GTGAACGGGGTTGCGCTGCAGGTCGCCGATGCGCCGCTCGAAGAGACGGTCGTCCGTATGGCTCTGGCCGGTGCACTGGGGATGTTCCTCGGACTCGAACGCGAATGGTCACAGAAGTCCGCCGGTATCAGGACGTTCTCGCTCATCAGCCTGCTGGCGTCCGTCTTTACCGTGTTGGTCACCGAATCGGAGACCGCAATCGGCGAAAGTCTGCTCGTTCTCGGCGGCGTCCTCGTCATCGTTCAGGGCGTATTACTCGCGGTGCAGGGCCTCATGAGCGAGGACGACGCCGGACTCTCGCTGACGACTTCCGTCTCGATGCTCGTCGCGTACGGAGTCGGCATTCTGGTCACCATCGGCTTCATTCTCGAGGGGGTGACTGTCGCCGTTCTCTCGTCGCTGTTGCTCGTCTTAAAGCGCGAACTGCACGAGTTCGCCTGGGGTCTCACCCACGAGGAAATGCGATCGACGTCAGAGTTCGCCATCCTCGCGTTCGTCATTTTTCCGCTGTTACCGGCCGAAACGACCGTCGAGTTCGCTGGACTAGCGATTCCACTCGAGCCGAAAGTGATCTGGCTGATGGTCGTCGCCGTGGCGGGTATTGGAATCGCGAATTACGCAATCGTCTCGACCTACGGCGGTCGCGGTATCGCGATCACTGGCTTCTTCGGCGGCCTCGCCTCATCGACGGCGGTCGTCGGGACGATGCTCGATCACGTGGATCAGCGACCGGAAGCCGCTTCTTACGCCGTCGCCGCGATCCTGCTCGCGAACGCTGCGATGGCCGCCCGGAACCTCGCTATCGCGGTCGGCTTTACGGCCGGCAGTAATTCCGACATCCTCGTCGAGGCGATCGTCCCGCTCGGTGCCGTCATCGTCATCGCCTTCGTCGTCGCCGCCCTCACCGCTGACTGGACCGAATCCGGCCCGATGGAACTCGAAAGCCCGTTCTCGCTGAAAAACGCGCTCGCGTTCGGAGCAGTCTTCTTCGTCGTCCTCGTCTTCGGATCGCTGGCCGAAACGTGGTTCGGGACGCTCGGGTTCTACGCGACGGCCGTCGCCAGCGGCTTCGTCTCGAGCGCCGGGGCGACCACGTCGGCGGTCGTCCTTTACCGGGGCGGCCAACTCGGGCCGGCGGAGGCGACGATCGCTATTCTCCTCGCGACAGTCTCGAGCATCGTCGTCAAGGCCCTGCTGGCTGCAACATCGGCCGACGACAGGTTTCGGAATCGAGTTGCAGCCTACAGTGCGATTCTTCTGATTGGCGGGACTCTGGCATCGATATTCGTGGTTGTATAG
- a CDS encoding PadR family transcriptional regulator: MYDLTGFQRDLLYVIAGEEEPHGLAIKEELEQYYEKEIHHGRLYPNLDTLVDKGLVEKGRRDRRTNFYTLTRRGRRELEARREWEAQYVDL, translated from the coding sequence ATGTACGACCTGACAGGATTCCAGCGTGACTTGCTCTACGTTATCGCTGGCGAGGAGGAGCCTCACGGACTGGCGATCAAAGAGGAACTCGAACAGTACTACGAGAAAGAGATTCACCACGGGCGTCTGTATCCCAATCTCGATACACTTGTCGACAAGGGACTGGTCGAAAAAGGCCGACGTGACCGACGAACGAACTTTTATACGCTCACCCGCCGTGGTCGGCGCGAACTCGAGGCGCGTCGAGAGTGGGAAGCGCAGTACGTCGACCTATGA
- a CDS encoding DUF7117 family protein, with product MKIRGERECRECGTRWSYYETGSVGCPACGSLRSVGVDERTEHTDLQASFDLTPVRSAIDDVATDDIAERARDRCREYVRRRGFVNSGSLRDLDDTYLGAIELLHVADIVVRDIRLEDREELYFLALLRGADRGDRPPVEDIPQTLRSARGLGYANAVREYRRDVRTWAEDRDLTASERRALETLGEHVKRIRLLDGDVDPETAERLVEATRDLANGLRGDEFAFTQAQQRLDGLE from the coding sequence ATGAAGATTCGGGGTGAACGCGAGTGCAGAGAGTGTGGAACACGCTGGTCGTACTACGAGACGGGCAGCGTCGGCTGTCCGGCGTGTGGAAGTCTTCGCAGCGTGGGTGTAGATGAGCGAACCGAACACACGGACCTGCAGGCCTCGTTCGATCTCACCCCCGTACGGAGTGCGATAGACGACGTCGCGACGGACGATATCGCTGAACGTGCCCGGGATCGCTGTCGCGAGTACGTTCGCCGACGCGGCTTCGTCAATTCCGGTTCACTCCGCGACCTGGACGACACCTACCTCGGTGCGATCGAACTTCTGCACGTCGCCGATATCGTCGTCCGCGATATCCGGCTCGAGGACCGTGAGGAACTCTATTTCCTGGCTTTGCTGCGCGGTGCCGATCGGGGAGACCGCCCGCCCGTCGAGGACATCCCGCAGACGCTGCGGTCTGCACGTGGGCTCGGCTACGCGAATGCGGTCCGCGAGTATCGACGAGACGTCCGCACCTGGGCCGAGGACCGCGACCTGACCGCGAGCGAACGGCGTGCCCTCGAGACGCTCGGCGAACACGTCAAACGTATCCGATTGCTCGACGGTGACGTCGATCCGGAAACCGCCGAACGACTCGTCGAAGCGACTCGCGATCTGGCCAACGGCCTGCGCGGCGACGAATTCGCGTTTACGCAGGCACAGCAGCGACTAGACGGCCTCGAGTAG
- a CDS encoding OPT family oligopeptide transporter, with protein sequence MSHDSSETETEPTGSRRVSEQVSRDGPAPYVPAGRSVAELTIKAVVTGLGLNVVLLTANMYLGMRSGMTISASIPAAVLSMGLFYGLRRVSVGGTILENNIVQTMTSAGEALAAGVIFTIAGVTFLDQQIDIAGTAAVAALGGFLGILFMIPMRRYLIVDKHEELPYPEGTACADVLEAGDRGAEGVKLISLGFVVSSLYMWLANGMAVFTTTIQTAFSAGETRGFAIGGDFTPALVGVGYIIGPRIAGYVFGGGLLAWMMLIPLLITGGFVPESAAGAPLMAQADAVWDQYIRYVGAGSMIVGGFYAILSMRETIVDALGTAVDELRSSAAAATDKRRRTQRDLSMKLVVIGAVLIGFSLVALPQVQVGLVGGFVAVVAAFLFVAVSAYLVGVVGSSSNPVSGMAVATVLIAALLLKSNGVTDPVVVLVTASIVAIAAAVAGDTSQDLKTGYLLGATPRKQQIAQGIGIALSALFAGWVLSFFHQAYGIGGETIPAPQAGMMALISEGVLTGTAQWGMILIGAVFAAVLILMNVPVLPFAVGIYLPITLATPIFLGGLLRGGIDSYTARNDDGDGTREEYTTYRGRIIAAGLITGEAVMGIVVGALYILEIGAPTGPPFPVGISGETRAILGVVAVVALLSFVTASILRNMPETADSAETAEP encoded by the coding sequence ATGTCACACGACTCATCGGAAACGGAGACGGAACCTACCGGCAGTCGCAGAGTGAGTGAGCAAGTATCGCGCGACGGACCCGCTCCGTACGTCCCCGCTGGAAGAAGCGTCGCGGAGCTTACGATCAAGGCAGTCGTGACCGGACTCGGGCTCAACGTAGTGCTATTGACTGCGAACATGTACCTCGGGATGCGCTCCGGGATGACGATCAGCGCCTCTATTCCGGCCGCCGTCCTCAGCATGGGTCTGTTCTACGGGCTTCGCCGCGTTTCCGTCGGCGGGACGATCCTCGAGAACAACATCGTTCAGACGATGACCTCCGCCGGCGAAGCGCTGGCAGCCGGCGTGATCTTTACGATCGCCGGCGTCACGTTCCTCGACCAACAGATCGATATCGCGGGAACTGCAGCAGTCGCAGCGCTGGGTGGCTTTCTCGGTATCTTGTTTATGATACCCATGCGACGCTACCTCATCGTCGACAAACACGAGGAACTCCCGTACCCAGAGGGGACCGCGTGTGCGGACGTTCTCGAGGCCGGAGACCGCGGCGCGGAGGGGGTCAAACTCATCTCGCTCGGGTTCGTCGTGAGCAGCCTTTACATGTGGCTGGCAAACGGGATGGCCGTCTTCACGACGACGATCCAGACGGCATTCTCGGCCGGCGAAACGCGCGGATTTGCGATCGGGGGCGACTTCACCCCTGCGCTCGTCGGCGTCGGCTACATCATCGGTCCCAGGATCGCCGGCTACGTGTTTGGAGGAGGGCTACTCGCCTGGATGATGTTGATCCCGCTGCTCATCACGGGCGGATTCGTCCCCGAATCAGCCGCCGGCGCGCCCCTTATGGCGCAAGCGGACGCGGTCTGGGACCAGTACATCCGCTACGTCGGTGCGGGTTCGATGATCGTCGGCGGGTTCTACGCCATCCTCTCGATGCGCGAGACGATCGTGGATGCTCTGGGGACCGCCGTCGACGAACTCCGCAGCTCCGCGGCGGCTGCGACCGACAAACGTAGGCGTACGCAGCGTGATCTCTCGATGAAACTCGTCGTCATCGGTGCCGTTCTGATCGGATTCTCACTGGTGGCGCTCCCCCAGGTTCAGGTCGGATTGGTGGGTGGGTTCGTCGCCGTCGTCGCCGCGTTCCTCTTCGTTGCCGTCTCTGCGTATCTGGTCGGCGTCGTCGGGAGTTCGTCGAACCCCGTCTCAGGGATGGCCGTTGCGACGGTTCTGATCGCTGCACTCCTGTTGAAATCGAACGGCGTGACCGATCCAGTCGTTGTGCTGGTGACTGCCTCGATCGTCGCGATCGCCGCGGCGGTCGCGGGCGACACGTCACAGGATCTCAAGACCGGCTACCTCCTCGGAGCGACGCCCCGCAAGCAACAGATCGCACAGGGTATCGGGATCGCGCTTTCCGCTCTCTTTGCGGGCTGGGTCCTGTCTTTCTTCCACCAGGCATACGGTATCGGTGGCGAAACGATTCCCGCGCCGCAAGCCGGAATGATGGCACTCATCTCCGAAGGGGTCCTCACCGGGACCGCCCAGTGGGGGATGATCCTCATCGGAGCCGTTTTCGCCGCCGTTCTCATCCTCATGAACGTCCCCGTATTACCCTTCGCAGTCGGCATCTACCTGCCAATCACGCTCGCGACACCGATCTTCCTCGGCGGTCTGCTGCGCGGCGGGATCGATTCGTACACAGCCAGAAACGACGATGGGGACGGGACGCGCGAGGAATACACTACCTATCGCGGGCGGATCATCGCGGCCGGGTTGATTACCGGCGAAGCGGTCATGGGAATCGTCGTCGGCGCATTGTACATCCTCGAGATCGGAGCACCCACCGGTCCCCCGTTTCCGGTCGGAATCAGCGGCGAGACGCGGGCGATACTTGGCGTCGTCGCGGTCGTCGCACTCCTCAGTTTCGTTACGGCCAGCATCCTTCGGAACATGCCGGAGACGGCTGACTCGGCCGAGACCGCCGAACCATGA
- a CDS encoding PqqD family protein encodes MSVHAPTAVPKRTVSEWTEISVDGELRVMITWTKSPRNRLDRFLFTLFGTNREHELTLDAVGSTVWRQCDGTHTASEIASILAGTYDAERVEPVEETLAYFLMQLEERDLIRFDSE; translated from the coding sequence ATGAGCGTTCACGCGCCGACTGCTGTCCCGAAGCGAACCGTAAGCGAGTGGACGGAGATTTCCGTCGACGGCGAACTGCGAGTCATGATCACCTGGACGAAATCTCCGCGGAACCGGCTCGATCGGTTCCTGTTCACCCTCTTCGGAACGAACCGGGAGCACGAACTCACCCTCGACGCCGTCGGGTCCACAGTCTGGCGCCAATGCGACGGGACCCACACCGCCAGTGAGATCGCATCGATCCTCGCCGGCACGTACGACGCCGAACGCGTCGAACCCGTCGAGGAGACGCTCGCGTACTTCCTCATGCAACTCGAGGAACGCGACCTGATTCGATTCGACAGCGAGTGA
- a CDS encoding bifunctional methylenetetrahydrofolate dehydrogenase/methenyltetrahydrofolate cyclohydrolase, with protein sequence MTEIIDGNAVAQDIRDELTDSIETLADDGARPGLATVLMGDDPASQTYVNMKQRDCEEVGIESHHVDVDGDAPPQVLFDTIADLNDDPEIHGYIVQAPVPDHVDYRDVIRRVDPTKDVDGFHPENVGRLVAGDARFRPCTPHGVQKLLESIDVDTEGKDVTIVGRSDIVGKPLANLLLQKADDGNATVTVCHSRTNDLGAKTRNADIVVAAVGVPELVDGSMLTAGTVVIDVGVNRVDADTDKGYELVGDVEFESAKEKASAITPVPGGVGPMTRAMLLYNTVKAASMQEDVAVDLP encoded by the coding sequence ATGACCGAGATCATCGACGGTAACGCTGTTGCGCAGGACATCCGAGACGAGTTGACGGATTCGATCGAGACCCTCGCCGACGACGGTGCACGACCGGGGCTGGCGACCGTCCTCATGGGCGACGACCCGGCGAGCCAGACCTACGTGAACATGAAGCAACGCGATTGCGAGGAGGTCGGCATCGAGAGCCACCACGTCGACGTCGACGGCGATGCCCCGCCCCAGGTTCTGTTCGATACCATCGCCGACCTGAACGACGACCCCGAAATTCACGGCTACATCGTTCAGGCACCCGTCCCGGACCACGTCGATTACCGGGACGTGATCCGACGCGTCGATCCGACCAAGGACGTCGACGGCTTCCACCCCGAAAACGTCGGCCGACTCGTCGCCGGAGATGCCAGATTCCGTCCGTGTACCCCCCACGGCGTCCAGAAACTGCTCGAGTCGATCGACGTCGACACCGAGGGAAAGGACGTCACGATCGTCGGTCGATCCGACATCGTCGGCAAACCGCTCGCGAATCTGCTACTTCAGAAAGCGGACGACGGCAACGCGACGGTGACGGTCTGTCACTCGCGGACCAACGACCTCGGCGCAAAGACCCGCAACGCGGATATCGTCGTCGCAGCGGTCGGCGTTCCCGAACTCGTCGACGGCTCGATGCTCACGGCGGGAACTGTCGTGATCGACGTCGGCGTCAACCGGGTCGACGCCGACACCGACAAGGGATACGAACTCGTCGGCGACGTCGAGTTCGAGAGTGCAAAAGAGAAGGCGAGCGCGATCACGCCCGTCCCCGGCGGAGTCGGGCCGATGACCCGTGCGATGCTGCTTTACAACACCGTCAAAGCCGCGAGCATGCAGGAGGACGTCGCCGTCGACCTCCCCTGA
- a CDS encoding alpha/beta fold hydrolase — MAPQTTSEMYRVRTDALTTDVGEGNPIVFAHGTLMDRTMFAPQLESLQDDYRAVAYDLRARTDRYAPGYDLRELADDCAALLDGIGEDSAVIAGMSMGGFMALRFALEYPERVDGLVLIDSMAAPHTPEEQELYGDLVAPLEGSHESNPRELAESVTGYLFGETTREENAELVEAWVDRWATYPGAAVFHEVHSWLDRPDVSDRLSEIDVPVLIVHGEEDPSIDPSRAEPMLDELPDAEMEIIPKAGHTSTLERPDPVTDAIESFLENRF; from the coding sequence ATGGCACCACAGACGACGTCGGAGATGTACCGGGTTCGAACCGACGCACTGACGACCGACGTCGGCGAGGGGAACCCGATCGTCTTCGCCCACGGGACGCTAATGGACCGGACGATGTTCGCGCCACAGCTCGAATCTCTCCAGGACGACTACCGAGCCGTCGCCTACGATCTCAGGGCACGTACGGACCGATACGCCCCTGGATACGACCTGCGAGAGCTGGCCGACGACTGTGCGGCGCTACTGGACGGAATCGGCGAAGACAGTGCCGTCATCGCCGGCATGTCGATGGGCGGGTTCATGGCGCTGCGGTTTGCACTCGAGTACCCCGAACGAGTCGACGGACTCGTTCTGATCGATTCGATGGCCGCCCCGCACACGCCCGAAGAACAGGAACTCTATGGGGACCTCGTCGCGCCGCTCGAAGGATCTCACGAATCGAATCCCCGAGAGTTAGCCGAAAGCGTAACTGGCTATCTCTTCGGCGAAACGACCCGAGAAGAAAACGCCGAGCTCGTCGAAGCGTGGGTCGATCGCTGGGCGACGTACCCCGGCGCGGCGGTTTTCCACGAAGTCCACTCGTGGCTCGACCGGCCGGACGTCAGCGACCGACTCTCCGAAATCGACGTTCCCGTCCTGATCGTCCACGGCGAAGAAGATCCCTCGATCGATCCCTCGCGGGCGGAGCCGATGCTCGACGAATTGCCCGACGCCGAGATGGAGATAATTCCGAAAGCGGGGCATACCTCCACCCTGGAGCGACCGGACCCGGTCACCGACGCAATCGAGTCGTTCCTCGAGAATCGATTCTGA